TCCAGGCGCTCGGGATCGTCGATCGGCGCGTCGGGCACCGGGGCCGCATCAACGCCCGAAGCGACCTTTGGAATCTTGCCGTCCGGAAAGAGCTCCTGTGCGAGCTCGCCAAGTTCTTCATTGAGCTTGTCGAAGAGCATTTCGCGCACCGGCCAGTCGTAGCCCACGCGGGCCGCCTTCTCGGAGATTCGGCTGGCGCGGCTGAGCGCGGGCATGCTGTTGGGAACGCCCGAGAGCAGGGACTCGCGCTGTTTTTCGCGCTTCTTGATCTGCTCCCAGTTCTCGACGACCTGGCCGGCGGTCTCGGCCTTCACATCGGCAAAGACGTGCGGATGGCGGCGAATCAGTTTCTCGGAAATTCCGTCCACTACCGGGATCAGGTCGAAGCGGCCCTCATCGGCCGCGATCTGGGAATGGAGAACCACCTGAAGCAGCAGGTCGCCGAGTTCCTCCACGATGTCGGCGTCTACCCCCGAATCGATGGCCTCGAGCACCTCGTGGGTTTCTTCAAGGGTATAGGGCTTGATGGAGGCCATGGTCTGCTCGCGGTCCCAAGGACAGCCCCCCGGGGCCCGCAGCCGGGCCACGGTCTCTACCAACCGGGACACCGCGCGCTGGAGCTCCCCCGGGTCGGGAGGAACCCCCTCGCTCACAAGGGGCTTTCGGCCGCTCTGCTCATTCGCCATATGGTCCCTGTTTCCAGACACTTAGGTCTGCCCCGCCTTGCCCTACCGGTGGGGCCATGATAGCG
The Chrysiogenia bacterium DNA segment above includes these coding regions:
- the mazG gene encoding nucleoside triphosphate pyrophosphohydrolase yields the protein MANEQSGRKPLVSEGVPPDPGELQRAVSRLVETVARLRAPGGCPWDREQTMASIKPYTLEETHEVLEAIDSGVDADIVEELGDLLLQVVLHSQIAADEGRFDLIPVVDGISEKLIRRHPHVFADVKAETAGQVVENWEQIKKREKQRESLLSGVPNSMPALSRASRISEKAARVGYDWPVREMLFDKLNEELGELAQELFPDGKIPKVASGVDAAPVPDAPIDDPERL